A single window of Anomaloglossus baeobatrachus isolate aAnoBae1 chromosome 9, aAnoBae1.hap1, whole genome shotgun sequence DNA harbors:
- the RPS18 gene encoding small ribosomal subunit protein uS13, with product MSLVIPEKFQHILRVLNTNIDGRRKIAFAITAIKGVGRRYAHVVLRKADIDLTKRAGELTEDEVERVVTIMQNPRQYKIPDWFLNRQKDIKDGKYSQVLANGLDNKLREDLERLKKIKAHRGLRHFWGLRVRGQHTKTTGRRGRTVGVSKKK from the exons ATG TCGCTCGTAATCCCAGAGAAGTTCCAGCACATTCTTCGTGTCCTGAACACCAATATTGATGGACGCAGGAAGATCGCCTTCGCCATCACCGCCATTAAG GGTGTCGGACGTCGTTACGCTCACGTGGTTCTACGTAAAGCAGACATTGACCTCACAAAGCGTGCCGGAGAACTAACTGAGGATGAG GTTGAGCGCGTGGTAACAATTATGCAGAATCCTCGTCAATACAAAATCCCTGATTGGTTCCTGAACAGACAAAAAGACATTAAGGATGGAAAATACAGCCAG gttctgGCTAACGGACTTGATAACAAACTCCGTGAAGATTTGGAGAGGCTTAAGAAGATCAAGGCACACAGAGGCCTGCGTCACTTCTGGGG TCTGCGTGTGAGAGGACAGCACACAAAGACCACCGGCCGCCGTGGACGCACAGTTGGTGTGTCCAAGAAGAAGTAA